In Uranotaenia lowii strain MFRU-FL chromosome 2, ASM2978415v1, whole genome shotgun sequence, one genomic interval encodes:
- the LOC129747481 gene encoding uncharacterized protein LOC129747481, giving the protein MDDLFGKKKEVVPILDLSRVTAMTREEFKKMFEKVPDYKMRPIKVRPEEIRFKDKEVNFKMPKKELKMLLKNGGDRDKLYTYMDPIPTEMRNLVIMELCAVSIDWKMLTAQRPKTKVEEDYFSKLVELGKLQIKTEQRDKRENQLSSSVRKVKTKAGIIESRVVTCNECLEEFCNGKVCLDFNYDLYTRVVPKAPLQKTNSQQQMTTSKSLADLNQKSVDSGGSAAESLKKRRRSLRRKSKSVKLKSTDDDDGNQSAGNADGKKKTRKAPRSKSK; this is encoded by the exons ATGGACGATCTCTTCGGCAAAAAGAAGGAGGTCGTTCCCATTCTGGACCTTTCCCGGGTGACGGCCATGACCCGGGAGGAGTTTaagaaaatgttcgaaaaagtGCCGGACTACAAGATGCGCCCGATCAAGGTGCGTCCGGAAGAAATTCGCTTCAAGGATAAGGAGGTGAATTTTAAGATGCCCAAAAAGGAGCTTAAGATGTTGCTGAAAAATGGCGGTGATCGGGACAAGCTGTACACCTACATGGATCCGATTCCGACGGAAATGCGGAACCTGGTCATCATGGAGCTGTGCGCGGTTTCGATCGATTGGAAAATGTTGACGGCCCAGAGACCGAAAACCAAAGTCGAGGAGGATTATTTCAGCAA ACTGGTGGAGTTGGGCAAGCTACAAATCAAAACCGAGCAACGTGATAAACGTGAGAACCAGCTGTCCTCGTCGGTGCGTAAGGTGAAAACCAAGGCCGGCATCATCGAGTCCCGGGTGGTGACCTGCAACGAGTGCCTGGAGGAGTTTTGCAACGGGAAGGTCTGTTTGGACTTCAACTACGACCTTTATACCCGGGTCGTTCCGAAGGCTCCGCTGCAGAAGACTAACTCGCAGCAGCAGATGACCACCTCGAAATCATTGGCCGATCTGAACCAGAAGAGTGTGGACAGTGGCGGTTCGGCAGcggaaagtttgaagaaaagacGTCGCTCGCTTAGGCGGAAATCGAAGTCTGTGAAGCTGAAATCTACCGATGACGACGATGGAAATCAAAGTGCGGGCAATGCTGACGGGAAGAAGAAAACGAGGAAAGCACCCCGGAGCAAGTCCAAGTAG